In Drosophila santomea strain STO CAGO 1482 chromosome 3L, Prin_Dsan_1.1, whole genome shotgun sequence, a single window of DNA contains:
- the LOC120448883 gene encoding uncharacterized protein LOC120448883 — MVFTSHLTENHNKTYKICEYILKEMGTLTTYFALMIASWGMQLRPRLYLPMGELVLSLKIANLTTAFIEANLYTQVTMLILVLPSRLFTTQRQRNYKGIFVMPYILQYMRCFWHTTQNVKELMTSPLMFLLEDYALAHLKMSLIFGLQLLALIEIVFILFYSLNKETQQIAN, encoded by the coding sequence ATGGTTTTTACGTCACATTTGACCGAGAATCAtaataaaacttataaaatctgtgaatatattttaaaagaaatggGAACTTTGACAACATACTTTGCGCTGATGATCGCCTCCTGGGGAATGCAACTACGTCCTCGACTTTATCTTCCCATGGGTGAATTGGTCCTAAGTCTCAAGATAGCCAACCTGACAACGGCTTTTATAGAGGCCAATCTGTATACCCAAGTCACGATGCTGATTCTAGTGCTGCCCTCAAGGTTGTTTACAACTCAGAGGCAAAGGAACTACAAAGGGATCTTCGTGATGCCCTACATTCTGCAATATATGCGTTGCTTTTGGCACACTACACAAAATGTAAAGGAGCTTATGACTTCACCACTGATGTTTCTACTGGAGGACTATGCGTTAGCACACCTAAAAATGAGCCTGATTTTCGGACTGCAGTTGCTGGCATTGAtagaaatcgtttttattttattttatagccTGAATAAAGAAACCCAGCAGATTGCAAACTGA
- the LOC120449917 gene encoding zinc carboxypeptidase, with product MLVKILLVVGLFNLARCVEQVRYDNYKVYNVRIDDLAQFKLLNSQEKSLQLSSWREARHLGESSDVMLPPQYQEAFESLLTTHNFTYRLKIDNVQLHIDAQRPKQRITSMEWTQFHTLDEIYAWLDVIEDRYPDIVTPFTIGNSHEGRPIRGVKISYKEGNPTVFIESNIHAREWITSATITYFIDELLVPRNPAVRDIAQNVDWYIIPVLNTDGFVYSHEVERLWRKSRLNSDPTGTCIGTDLNRNFDYLWMLTGADSDPCSQLYAGPSAESDPEISQLTAYINNSIPEGAIKIYISLHSYGQYVLSPWGHTALEFPEHYPQMMHVAKGFSDALYRRYGTVFTYGSSATTLYEVSGSGKEWAYAVKNIKIPYTIELRDKGELGFVLPPEDILPVAREVTEGFVGMIAAAREIDIL from the exons ATGTTGGTTAAAATTCTCCTAGTCGTAGGACTCTTTAACTTGGCTCGGTGCGTTGAGCAAGTGCGATATGATAACTACAAGGTGTACAATGTGAGGATCGATGATCTGGCGCAGTTTAAGCTGCTTAACTCTCAGGAGAAGTCCTTGCAG CTCAGCAGTTGGCGCGAGGCTCGTCACCTGGGCGAATCCTCCGACGTAATGCTGCCTCCTCAATACCAGGAGGCATTTGAAAGCCTCTTGACCACACATAATTTCACGTATAGACTGAAGATCGATAATGTTCAGTTGCACATCGATGCGCAGAGACCCAAACAGCGTATTACTTCCATGGAGTGGACACAGTTTCACACTCTGGACGAAATCTACGCCTGGTTGGATGTGATCGAGGATCGTTATCCGGATATCGTCACACCCTTTACCATTGGCAACTCACACGAGGGCAGACCGATTCGAGGTGTTAAAATCTCATACAAAGAGGGTAATCCCACAGTATTCATAGAGTCAAATATACATGCACGCGAGTGGATTACGTCGGCGACGATCACCTATTTCATCGATGAATTGCTGGTGCCCCGTAACCCGGCAGTCAGGGATATAGCGCAGAATGTAGACTGGTACATCATTCCCGTTCTCAATACAGATGGCTTTGTCTATTCGCATGAAGTG GAACGTCTTTGGCGAAAGTCTCGTCTGAATTCGGATCCCACGGGAACGTGCATTGGAACTGATCTCAATCGCAACTTTGATTACCTCTGGATGT TGACTGGAGCTGACTCGGATCCCTGTTCACAATTGTATGCTGGTCCTTCGGCAGAATCAGATCCCGAGATCAGCCAACTAACAGCCTATATAAACAACTCCATACCTGAAGGCGCCATAAAGATCTACATCTCATTGCATTCCTATGGACAATATGTCCTTTCGCCGTGGGGACACACCGCTCTGGAGTTCCCCGAACATTATCCCCAAATGATGCACGTGGCCAAAGGCTTTTCGGATGCTCTTTATAGAAGATATGGCACGGTATTCACCTATGGATCCAGTGCTACCACACTAT ATGAAGTTTCTGGTTCGGGCAAGGAATGGGCCTATGCGGTGAAGAACATTAAGATACCCTATACCATAGAGCTGCGCGATAAGGGCGAGTTGGGCTTCGTCCTGCCACCGGAGGATATTCTTCCAGTGGCACGCGAGGTGACCGAAGGATTCGTGGGCATGATAGCCGCTGCACGCGAAATCGATATATTGtag
- the LOC120449918 gene encoding uncharacterized protein LOC120449918, whose translation MRNTHLEQKKLKKTLGKRSGWWKWQENCHKGATDNSRRGDGEQQDTGHGALQDEDGDEDIGHRTQDTHRTQSQGASEQKVSTCHFLFIFGRQQRKWKTQFH comes from the exons ATGCGCAACACACACctagaacaaaaaaaattgaagaaaactcTGGGAAAAAGAAGTGGCTGGTGGAAGTGGCAGGAAAATTGTCATAAAGGTGCAACTGACAACAGCAGAAGAGGCGATGGCGAG cagcaggacacAGGACATGGGGCACTacaggatgaggatggggatgaggaCATAGGgcacaggacacaggacacacaCAGGACGCAGAGTCAAGGAGCCAGCGAGCAAAAAGTGTCAAC CTgtcattttctttttatttttggacgCCAGCAACGCAAGTGGAAAACGCAATTTCATTAg
- the LOC120450372 gene encoding histone-lysine N-methyltransferase 2D isoform X1 yields MGCGQSKIHLYPRKSKSKANGKKGGHADSDAETDEDEGHIEDAEKAQQRDREKHDESEELSNKDIQESDEDVAVSLLRAKNLSLLQSQEISSSQQNFFRMLDKKIDEGPDYDSASETEIALEEARLNALRQHWESASITASICSSASRSLQTTPIRQVQVPLKQPPRGAGLLLQPSSASAVTASSSSSSTIVALPTTEYLPQHVLTGRQVVQQQQQQAAVLYQQQQQQQLILLPQLDPNVVNTSTAAAAAQLVQLQQQHQQQQQLQQQQLQLQQQQQLQLNQQQQQLYQQQQQYLLTLPAGSKPQSVSPKRLIYGGPAATTLLCATGIKCNAPETYEPPTAPHSQIQQQQPPPPPPGAYYGEMMHGVQAAPAAEYKFPPAISVQRLAPQVQRQLRETQELIKDSCPQLYAAGYGSPGPPIRNPSRNPTRTRPTLETQFSQELS; encoded by the exons ATGGGCTGTGGACAGAGcaagatacatttgtatccCAGGAAATCGAAGAGTAAAGCGAACGGCAAGAAAGGAGGACATG CCGACTCAGATGCCGAAACGGACGAGGACGAAGGCCACATCGAGGATGCCGAGAAGGCACAGCAGCGCGACCGCGAGAAGCACGACGAGAGCGAGGAGCTAAGCAATAAGGACATCCAGGAAAGCGACGAGGACGTGGCCGTCTCCCTGCTGCGCGCCAAGAACCTGTCGCTGCTGCAAAGCCA GGAAATATCATCTAGCCAACAGAACTTCTTCCGCATGCTGGACAAGAAGATCGATGAG GGTCCGGACTACGACTCGGCCAGCGAGACGGAGATCGCATTGGAGGAGGCCCGACTAAACGCACTGCGTCAACATTGGGAGTCCGCCAGCATCACGGCCTCCATTTGCTCCTCGGCCAGCCGCTCGCTGCAGACGACGCCCATTCGCCAGGTGCAGGTGCCATTGAAGCAGCCACCACGTGGCGCCGGTCTGCTGCTCCAGCCTTCCAGCGCGTCGGCGGtcaccgcctcctcctcctcctcctcgacgATAGTCGCGCTGCCCACGACGGAGTATCTACCTCAGCATGTGTTGACGGGACGGCAAgtggtgcagcagcaacagcaacaggcgGCAGTTctctaccagcagcagcagcagcaacaactaaTCCTGCTGCCCCAGTTGGATCCTAATGTTGTCAACACGTccacggcagcagcagcggcacaGCTCGtccagttgcagcagcagcatcaacagcagcagcagctgcagcaacagcaactgcagctgcaacagcaacagcagctgcaactcaatcagcagcagcagcaactctaccagcagcaacagcaatacCTGCTGACCCTTCCCGCCGGATCAAAGCCACAGAGCGTGAGTCCAAAGCGCCTCATCTATGGTGGCCCCGCTGCCACCACTCTCCTCTGTGCAACTGG CATCAAATGCAACGCCCCCGAAACTTACGAACCGCCAACCGCTCCACACAGCCAaatccagcagcaacagccgccgcctcctccgccgggCGCCTACTACGGCGAGATGATGCACGGCGTACAG GCCGCTCCAGCGGCGGAATACAAGTTCCCGCCAGCCATCAGTGTGCAGCGACTGGCGCCGCAGGTGCAGCGGCAGCTGCGCGAGACGCAGGAACTCATAAAAGACTCGTGCCCGCAGCTGTATGCGGCGGGCTATGGCAGCCCAGGACCACCGATACGCAATCCCAGCAGGAACCCCACTAGAACTAGACCCACCCTGGAGACGCAGTTCTCGCAGGAACTCTCGTga
- the LOC120450372 gene encoding histone-lysine N-methyltransferase 2D isoform X2, with translation MGCGQSKIHLYPRKSKSKANGKKGGHADSDAETDEDEGHIEDAEKAQQRDREKHDESEELSNKDIQESDEDVAVSLLRAKNLSLLQSHQQNFFRMLDKKIDEGPDYDSASETEIALEEARLNALRQHWESASITASICSSASRSLQTTPIRQVQVPLKQPPRGAGLLLQPSSASAVTASSSSSSTIVALPTTEYLPQHVLTGRQVVQQQQQQAAVLYQQQQQQQLILLPQLDPNVVNTSTAAAAAQLVQLQQQHQQQQQLQQQQLQLQQQQQLQLNQQQQQLYQQQQQYLLTLPAGSKPQSVSPKRLIYGGPAATTLLCATGIKCNAPETYEPPTAPHSQIQQQQPPPPPPGAYYGEMMHGVQAAPAAEYKFPPAISVQRLAPQVQRQLRETQELIKDSCPQLYAAGYGSPGPPIRNPSRNPTRTRPTLETQFSQELS, from the exons ATGGGCTGTGGACAGAGcaagatacatttgtatccCAGGAAATCGAAGAGTAAAGCGAACGGCAAGAAAGGAGGACATG CCGACTCAGATGCCGAAACGGACGAGGACGAAGGCCACATCGAGGATGCCGAGAAGGCACAGCAGCGCGACCGCGAGAAGCACGACGAGAGCGAGGAGCTAAGCAATAAGGACATCCAGGAAAGCGACGAGGACGTGGCCGTCTCCCTGCTGCGCGCCAAGAACCTGTCGCTGCTGCAAAGCCA CCAACAGAACTTCTTCCGCATGCTGGACAAGAAGATCGATGAG GGTCCGGACTACGACTCGGCCAGCGAGACGGAGATCGCATTGGAGGAGGCCCGACTAAACGCACTGCGTCAACATTGGGAGTCCGCCAGCATCACGGCCTCCATTTGCTCCTCGGCCAGCCGCTCGCTGCAGACGACGCCCATTCGCCAGGTGCAGGTGCCATTGAAGCAGCCACCACGTGGCGCCGGTCTGCTGCTCCAGCCTTCCAGCGCGTCGGCGGtcaccgcctcctcctcctcctcctcgacgATAGTCGCGCTGCCCACGACGGAGTATCTACCTCAGCATGTGTTGACGGGACGGCAAgtggtgcagcagcaacagcaacaggcgGCAGTTctctaccagcagcagcagcagcaacaactaaTCCTGCTGCCCCAGTTGGATCCTAATGTTGTCAACACGTccacggcagcagcagcggcacaGCTCGtccagttgcagcagcagcatcaacagcagcagcagctgcagcaacagcaactgcagctgcaacagcaacagcagctgcaactcaatcagcagcagcagcaactctaccagcagcaacagcaatacCTGCTGACCCTTCCCGCCGGATCAAAGCCACAGAGCGTGAGTCCAAAGCGCCTCATCTATGGTGGCCCCGCTGCCACCACTCTCCTCTGTGCAACTGG CATCAAATGCAACGCCCCCGAAACTTACGAACCGCCAACCGCTCCACACAGCCAaatccagcagcaacagccgccgcctcctccgccgggCGCCTACTACGGCGAGATGATGCACGGCGTACAG GCCGCTCCAGCGGCGGAATACAAGTTCCCGCCAGCCATCAGTGTGCAGCGACTGGCGCCGCAGGTGCAGCGGCAGCTGCGCGAGACGCAGGAACTCATAAAAGACTCGTGCCCGCAGCTGTATGCGGCGGGCTATGGCAGCCCAGGACCACCGATACGCAATCCCAGCAGGAACCCCACTAGAACTAGACCCACCCTGGAGACGCAGTTCTCGCAGGAACTCTCGTga